The Xyrauchen texanus isolate HMW12.3.18 chromosome 28, RBS_HiC_50CHRs, whole genome shotgun sequence genome has a segment encoding these proteins:
- the LOC127622405 gene encoding transcription factor GATA-4-like, whose product MYQGVTMTTNHGPASYEPGFLHNAASAVTSPVYVPTTRVTPMIPALPYLQTSQQGSPVSGHSAWTQPSADTVASYNSTGAHHHSTVSRFSFSTSPPLTSGVAAVRETAAYTSPLNITANGREHYGSRGLCGSYHSGYPAYVSPNIGGSWTASHLDSSVLHSLQTDGAGNPTRHPNFELFDDFAEGRECVNCGAMSTPLWRRDGTGHYLCNACGLYHKMNGINRPIIKSQRRLFANRRVGLSCMNCHTTTTTLWRRNAEGEPVCNPCGLYMKLHGIARPLAMKKEGIQTRKRKPKNISKSTPGITGSDGQIPPSVVNSSTTEEPRHIKTEPDTVSLYTHHHMHTQVSSIPTFM is encoded by the exons ATGTATCAAGGTGTGACGATGACCACCAACCACGGACCCGCGTCTTACGAGCCCGGTTTCCTCCATAACGCCGCCTCTGCGGTTACTTCACCGGTGTATGTTCCCACCACTCGGGTAACCCCGATGATTCCGGCCCTGCCGTACCTTCAGACGTCCCAGCAGGGCAGCCCCGTGTCGGGTCACTCGGCCTGGACGCAGCCAAGCGCGGACACGGTGGCCTCGTACAACTCCACCGGAGCGCACCATCATTCCACGGTGTCCAGGTTCTCCTTCTCCACGAGTCCTCCGTTAACCTCCGGGGTCGCTGCGGTACGGGAGACGGCGGCCTACACGAGCCCGTTGAACATCACCGCTAACGGGCGGGAGCACTACGGGTCCCGGGGTCTGTGTGGCTCGTATCATAGCGGGTACCCGGCCTACGTGAGCCCGAACATCGGAGGTTCTTGGACGGCGTCGCACTTGGACAGCTCCGTGCTCCACAGCCTCCAGACCGACGGAGCGGGCAATCCCACGAGACACCCGAATTTTG AGTTATTCGATGACTTCGCAGAGGGCCGTGAGTGTGTGAACTGTGGGGCGATGTCCACTCCTCTCTGGCGGCGAGATGGAACGGGTCACTATCTGTGTAACGCCTGCGGACTCTACCACAAAATGAACGGAATAAACCGGCCAATCATTAAATCTCAAAGACGATTG TTTGCGAACAGACGGGTGGGTTTGTCCTGCATGAACTGTCACACGACAACAACGACACTGTGGAGACGCAATGCCGAGGGTGAGCCGGTGTGCAACCCCTGCGGTCTCTATATGAAGCTCCATGGG ATTGCTCGCCCTCTTGCCATGAAGAAGGAGGGAATTCAGACGCGCAAACGCAAACCCAAAAATATCAGCAAGTCCACACCCG GGATCACCGGTTCTGATGGTCAGATCCCGCCCAGTGTTGTGAACTCCAGTACAACAGAAGAACCTCGACACATAAAGACAGAACCGGACACAGTGTCACTCTACACACACCATCATATGCACACACAG GTCTCTTCGATTCCTACATTCATGTGA